The Hypanus sabinus isolate sHypSab1 chromosome 19, sHypSab1.hap1, whole genome shotgun sequence genomic sequence CCTTGTTGGTTTTCTTTGAAACGACTGAGACTGCaaagtaatttcaagttcctgggtatgaGTGAACTTCTATAAGTGTGCCGTGGAAAGCTGCGTTACTGTCTGtttagggggaggggaggggcttCTGCACATGATCAAAAGCAGCTACAgaatgttgtaaaattagtcaactcaACATTGGGTACTAGCGGCCattgtatccaagacatcttcaaggcatggaacctcagaaaggcaacgtcctttcttccagcacccagggtctgccctcttcacattgttaccgtcaggaaggaagtacagaagtctgaaggcacacactcagcaattcaggaacagcttcttcccctctgccatccaattcctaaatggacattgagtccatgaacactacctcactttttaaaaatatatattatttctgtttttgttctaTTTTTAATCTAGTGAATATGCATATATAAACTTACTGTCacttagttatttatttttctttctatacagtattattgcattgaaccgctgccactaagttaacaaatttcatgacacatgccgatgataataaaccagattctgatatgtAATTATGGCATTTTAAatagtgaaaatgaaacagggtACATAGGAAAGAGCTATTTTCTTCAGCCGAGAAGTGAATAAGTAGCCTACCCGCCCATCAAGGACATACAGTATATagagaaagatgccagaaaaggaccagtaacatcatgaaggatcccacccaccctgctcatggactgcttgtcccactcccatcagggaagaggctagacggcatccataccaggaccaccagacacaaaaacagttactttccccaagcagtgagtgtGCTCTTGTTTTAATGTTGTGGAAATGGTGGGTTTGTTTTTGACAGGAGTGTGTTATTATTGTTCACATTCTACAATGCCCAGTGCCTTTTTATCCCCTTGCAGAAGTACTACAATGGGATTTCGTATTAGTTCCATGTCTGGGACAGAACTGAAAAGCACCAGATTTCAGACAGGTGCAGAGGAGGAAAGACAGTATCGCACAGCACCCAATTACAACTATAAATGGACTGATCTACACTGTGAGGCAAGCCGAGGGAACCTTGCCAAGCTTGAAGCCTTGCTCCGcgttgcaggtacaacaggccaGCTAGTTCAGTCTTATGAGATCAACCAGAGATGACCATAGCACCAGTGGTGAAATACTGtcccctgacctttggagtcaaCAGTATCATGTATTTGCATTGCATTGCATTGCATAACACAAACCAGCCTACtgtataaagaaaataaagaaatcaaTCAATAGGAGAGGAGTTAAGAGGAATAACTAAAAACACGGTCAAATTGATGAGGCTtttgaaggtgaagggaaggtacAAGAGTAAAGGGAAAGTGTTTCCAAGAATGCAACGAATATGCTTGCCATTAAGGGTAGCGAGGGTGGACAAGGAACAAAGATGTGCAGGAGGCATTAAGTGCACTTGGACTGGAGAAGATTAAAGGTGGCACAATGACATAGCAGGTAGAATAACACTATTAACAACACTGTAACTCAGATTCAATTCtgcccaacaacacacacaaaatgctggtggaacacagcaggccaggcagcatctatagggagaagcactctgacgaagggtctcggcctgaaatttcaacagtgcttctccctgtagatgctgcctggcctgctgtgtcccaccagcattttgtgtgtgttgttgtttgaatttccagcatctacagatttcctcatgtttgctcttcaaTTCTGCCCAGGTCTGTAGGGAATTGGTGCACTGtcccatgattgtgtgggtttcctccaggtgcttcagtttcctcccatactcCAAGAATTATTGGTCACGCGGGTGTAACTGGGAGGggtgggctagaagggcctgttaccatgctggatCTCTAAAAAAATATAGAAGACTGTAGAAGTAGACTACTGCATAATTCTTGAGGAATTAGTCAATGAGGAGTGTAATCGCTAACTAGCAAGTGGTCAATAGAACTTGGAAACAAAGAAAAAATGGCTGCCTTGAGATTGTAATGCCCTGGAAATAGAACATCAGGCAAGCTGGAAAGAGGGTGCTGGAGAAGTCAAATCTGGAGATTAGAGATGTGTACGTAACCATGTAGCGTAGACAGAGCAACCTATGATATGATCTTTAAAATTAATATTAGAATTATACTGAGCATTAAGGTGCATACATCCTAACTAGGAagctggatgggctacagcagcaggagaccactgGAAatgcctaatgaagtggccactgcgtgTACAGCACAGCAGAAACTGGTTCTTTCACCCTTGGAATATAACCCTGGTTTTGGTGCAGTTAGTGAAGTTTGTGTTACACTTTCAGTATTTAAAAGCATTAAAATAATTGTCCTTATTTGTACATTAGCAAGATAGCAAAATGTATATAATTACATGGAAAAGCTTTGAGGCATGATAAAATACTTCTGATGTGCTAAGTACCACACTTTGATGTCACTCTTCGATCTTGTGCTCTTTCAGGTGAGGAGCAGATCAATAAGAAGGATTACTATGGCAAGAGCCCCCTCTACTGGGCTGCCTATAAAGGGCAGCGAGCTTGCATTGAGTTACTACTGGAATATGGTGCAGATGCCAACAGTCAGTGTAAACATGGGGCAACGCCTCTCCATGCAGTAATCGGGCTCTTTCCTGACTGTGCTCTGCTGCTGATACAGGTTTGTTCTGTGACATGGCATTGATCATGATATCTTACTCATTCCGTAGCACCATTGGACAGTCACCAATGCCCAATAGCAAAATTTAAGCTTGTTTAATGTCATTGCCTGTACACAACTGTAAAGAACAAAATACTTTTTACtctagatccaatgcagcacaaaaaacccaCAAAAAATAGAGAAAACCataattaaaaaacacaataaatataactacataagatagcttatcgacattgattgtatgttcacAAAGTGACACCAGGCTGTACACaagctgactgacaggaaataataaagtagtgatggagttagtgggtggaggtgttggtcagccttgctgcttgggggaagtaactgtttcagagtctggtgctcctggtgtggatgctttctagcctccttcactgaggagagtgggacaaacagtccatgagcaagctgggtgggatccttcatgatgtcactggccttttctgtatatatgtccttgacgtTGGATGGGCTGATGCCCATGAGGGAATATCAAAATATCAGAACACACCTGAGAATGGTAACACTGAGCTGGGAATACACAGTTTGTATTTTCTTcaggaggcttttagataggcatatTAATATTCAAGGAATTGAAAGGATATGAATTATGTACAGATTGAATTGAGATACTTTAATTTAGCATCTTGTTTGGCAGAGACAtcatgggccagagggcctgttcctgagctttACTGGCCTATGTTCTATGTCCAACAGAATTCAACAGGTAAATGTAGTTCTGACCAGGAGACATCAGCCAGAGAGGATGAAGGGCAGCCAGTGCAGGTCACCCCCGAGTAATGAAGACCATCTTTACTGACATCCGTTAATCGATTGTTTCTCCAAGtaaaaaatgtacaaaaattATTTGATATGGTAACCGTACCTCCATCACAATGTAATATTGGTGTAAGACCTAACAACAAACATTTACTAAatgcagagagagagattaaaataGTTCTACTGATTGTATGATTGAACACATGTACTGTATTACATTGGATTTTTGAATATTATGCAAAATGAGTGTCCACAAGTTGAGATAAGAACAGACatgttagaaaagtgtttaattggagtaaggggaattatcaggctatcaggcaggaacttggaagcttaaattgggaacagatgttctcagggaaaggtacagaagaaatgtagcaaatgttcaggagatatttgtgtggagtgagttccaatgagacagggaagtagaggaaccatgatgtacaaaggctgaaataaatctagtcaagaagaaaagaaaagtgtatggaaccggaggaaatagcagaggtacttaatgaatactttacttcagtattcactatggaaaaggatcttggtgattatagtgaaaacttgcagcaaactgaaaagcttgagcatgtagatattaagaaagaggatgtgctggagcttttggaaagcatcaagttggataagtctccaggaccggatgagatgtaccccaggctactgtgggaggtgagggaggagattgctgagcctctggcgatgatctttgcatcatcaatggggatcacacttgataggtcctattctttcatgtcttatcctcttgctcttcacatacttgtagaatgccttggtgttttctttaattctgcctaccaaggccttttcatggcctcttctggctctcctaatttccttcttaagctctttcctgttagccttataatcttctagatctctaacactacctagcTTTCtgaaccccacttggagtactgtgctcagttctggtcacctcactacaggaaggacgtggaaactatagaaagggtgcagaggagatttacaaggatgttgcctggattggggagcatgccttatgagaataggtatattgaactcggccttttctccttggagtgatgggagatgagaggtgacttgatagaggtgtacaagatgatgagaggtgtggattgtgtggatagtgcttttcccagggctgaaatggttgccacaagagggcaccaGTTTAAAGTGCTTgggagtagttacagaggagatgttgggggtaagttttttattcagagagtggtgattgcatggaatgggctgctggcaacggtggtgggggcggatacaatagggtcttttaagagacttctggataaggtacatggagcttagaaaaatagagggcaatgggtaaccctagtaatttctaaggtagagacatgtttggcacaaccttgtgggccgaagggcctgtattgtgctgtaggttttctatgtttctacgtattTGTAACCAGAGGTGGCCTGAAGTTGTAAaatgcttggatttccaaaaagatttaaaaaagacACCAAGCATAAGGTTATCTTGCAAGCTAAGAGCTTGTAATATTGGGATGAATATACCAGTGGGGTAGAGGATTGGCTAAATAGCTGAAAGCAGTGAGCAGAGAACAGAGTTTTCAGGGTGGCATCCTATACCGAgcgaccttcataaatcagagtgttgtgaacaggagttgagtgttatgttgaagctgcttTCGATGCTGGTCAGGCCTAAAAAGTcgtattgtgtgcagatctggtcacctacctacaagaaagttatcaatgaggttgaaagagtacagagcaaatttacaatgatgtttgTAACCAACAAagctcagatagtcaggatgcacaagtCAGCACAGATGCCTCCCAGGacactgctgtacactctgctgacACATGACTGCACAGCTAAACACCGGGTACTCGCATGGTCAGCTTCGCTGATGGCATGCAGTCATGGAGCTCATCAGCAACAACACTGAGACGGCCCGcagagaggagatggaagagctcgaggcctggtgccgagaaaataacctcttcctcgatgtcaacaagacaaagcagTTGTTTATCAACATTGGGAGAATTCATACCATTCATACCCACCTTTACACCAGTTTCTCCTGGGAGTCCACACACTGCACACAACTTCtgatggtcccagaacacacccTACaccatcaggaaagctcaccaatgcctctactttttgaggaggctgaggagagcTGGGCTTCGTACATCCACACTCACTTTATTCGAcagtgcacagtagagagcatcctaacaggcAGCATCACTGCCAGTATGCAATCTGCACTGTGACAGCTGGGAAGGCACTACAACAGGTAATCAATGCATCGCTGACACCAGCCTAGCCAACATAAAGATATATACAAACATATGCTGAAAAAGGGCCAGTATGAAGGATCACTCCTATCCTACTCAAGGACTGTTCATAccacccatcagggaggagactgtAGCATCCACGCTAGAACCATCAGACAataactttccccaagcagtaagactgattaacacctccactcactaacccagTTCTCCACACTCCCAACCTCCACTACTTAATCATTCCTGTCAGCAAACTTGTGAACAGAtcctcctgtgcctagcatcattttatggatatacaatcaatgtatataagctaccttatgtatttacatttatcATGTGGTTTTATTACAATTgtgcttttttgtgctgcatccgaCAGTCATGTActtgaaatgacattaaactggGACCCGAGTGTCTGTGTTTtggggactttattccctggcgtGCAGGTGAATGATGAGAAAGCTGATAGAGGAATACAGAATTCTGAGTAGAGAACAAGTTTTTCAAAATAACATCCTACACCCAGTGGTGTGCTATGAGGAGTTATTTACAATATAGGTTAACCATTTAAAGAAAGGAAGGAAATATAGAGTAGATAACTTTTCAGGGTAGTAGGGGAAGAGTGGGTGCCAAGCTGAAAGGAGGATACAAATAATCAGGCACTAAATTGAGTCAGAAGTTGAGATTTTCCCTCACGTTCTTCCTTGACAATTGGAATAAATGTGATTTAATTTAGCCATCAGTTGCAAAAAATCTCTGTTGGTGTGCTGGTATAGACCCACTGGTGAAACATGAGCTGGTACTTCGAATAGTGCATGTCTTATGCAGTTCATTTTTTTGTTGAAAAGCAAATATGCAGCTCACTATGAGAAAAGAAATGAGAAGGGGAAAATCCACAGGCTGTTTTCCATCACACGGTAGCTGGTGACGGTGTAGAGTTGTGGAAGCTTAACTCTCAAGATCTGTGCCCAGAGTCTTAGTTGGAGATGATGTATGGTTACATTGACTATTAAAGCAAATGTGAAATATTTCACAGAAAATTAATTGTGAATGAATCTCCTTCCTTCTCATCTTTCATCATATTATTCTATTTTGGGTGTTTCTGAAAGAATATTTGGAAAATAGGTTGTAATTATACAAACTGAAGTCAAGATTTGCTGCCCTCTCTTTTCCATTTCAGAATGGAGCAGATGTAGATCTTCCTGACAACTGGGGAGTGACACCTATGTACTTGGCTGCCTGCAGTGGACAGCTTGACTGTTTGCGGCTACTTGTTCTATCTGGAGCAAAAATCACATATAGGAATAAGGTACGGGCAAAACTGAAGCACTGAAACACCAGCAACTTAAGACAATGGGGTAGATGTTAACTTTGAGCAACATGGTAGAATGGTTGATGACAGCCCAGCTTATAACTATTTTcagtgagaccataagacatgagagccaaattaggccattcaatccattgagtctgcttcgtcATTCAATCAtagccgatttattatccctctcaaccccattttcctgccttctccctgtaatctttgacaaccTTGTTaaacaagaacctgtcaacctatgctttaaatatactgaatgacttggcctccacagctgttcatAGCAATAATCTCCGTTCCGAAGGAAcatccttgcattctgaggctgtcttctggtcctaaactccactACAACTAGAAACATTTCCAAATCCACCCTtcaagacctttcaatatttgataagtttcattgGGATTTCCccctcattttttaaaacttcAATGAATATAggtccagagacatcaaatacttcttatatgttaaccctttcgttcccagaatAATTCACCTGAGCCTgaactggaccctctccaatgtcagcacatcctctcttagataagtggcccaaaactgctcacaatactgcaaatgtGTTCTCAccaataaagcctcagtattgcagcctttatattctagtcctcttgaaataaatgctaattttgcatttgccttccttgaaTTCAATGCTGATTCCGCAATTTAATAATTACATATTATAGCATAATTTAATACTATAATATTATGTGTTATAATTTAATGCAATAATGAGATATAATTTAGTATTATAGTATTCAGTATTATAAATACAGTCATTCTGCAATTTATCTCAAACATAGCTATTTAAGCCAATACATACTAAATGTTCATGAAATTTGAGAAGTATGATTGTTATTTGATTTTCTTCATTAAAATATACACCTAGTGGCCAGTTTGTTAGTTACtatctgtggtcttctgctgctgtagcacacCCATTTTGAGGTTTAAATGAATAGTACATTCAGGGCAGCtgtgttgtaacgtgtggttatttcggttactgtcaccttcctgccagcttgaaccagtctgaccattctcctccgacctctctcattaacaaggtgttttcacccacggaactgccactcactggaggttttgtttttgtttttcacacaacTCTAGATTCTGTTGTCTAtgtaaatcccaggagatcagcagtttctgcgatactcaaaccaccctgtctggcaccaacaatcattccaaggttaagtcacttagatcactttcttccccattctgatgttcggtctgaacaaaaactgaaaCTCTTGAGCATGTCctcatacttttatgcattgagttgctgtcagatgattgactgattagatagttgcattaacACACAGGTGTATTGGTGTTCtagtgaagtggccactgagtgtataatagTCATGTTAAGCATCTTGAGGCTAAAATTGAACTTACGTGAAAATTACTGAATGGGTGAGTGTATTTATACACTGACATATAGCGTAATATAGGCCCTTCCAACTGTTTTAGCCACGCTACCAGTCAACCATCATTTTAACCCTAGCCGAAACacggaaaatttacaatgaccaattaacttacgaACCAGTCTGTCTTTGAACTGCgggaggaagccggagcacctggagagaatcacacattccatggggaggatgtacagactctgtaAAGATGACAtaagaactctgaactctgaactctgaactctgaggcCCCAAGCTGTAGTAGCACCGTGCTAACCTCTTTTTGCCTTTTTTTAGTACTTGGCCTTTAGTACTTGGCCTTTCTGACCTTGATGAAGGTGGGTAATGCTTGTGACCATGCTCTTTGTGACTATATGGTTCTGTGTAGGAAGGTTGGGAGGTTAGCAATGAAATTTCTCCCATTTTTTCCCATTTCTGGTTTTCAGTCTGTggcgaactacatatacctgtctggacacgccccctgctgactgctcctgtggcccctcccactgactgtggctcctcccacagaccccggtataaaggcgattgaggcctgagcccggcctcattctccaggatgtagtatggtggtcaactactgcttgttctttcttccagtcaataaaagccgatatctcgccttcacgtctcagagagagttattgatggtgcatcacattcaTCACGGTTTGAGCTCAGCCCTTCACTTGATTGATGTTGAACAGGAAGAACTTGCCTTTTCGTAGCACCTTTCATGGCCTCAGGAACTCCTATTTGCTTCAATAGTTTTGAATAAAGAGATTAATAATTGATTGTAAAGCTCGCATGGGAATGTGAGCACAGGTTCAAGTATAATAATGGACTCCTGAATTCAACCATTGTTTGCGGAGGAACTTGGCTGTCAGTCAAGCCGATGATTGATATTGGTCTAAGTGCTGGTAACCTCAGGATCacgattgtcattcaaccataaatgaatactgccaaatgaaataatgttcctccagaccaaggttcGAAAAACTGTATATGAGGCTGCTaatcaagataagagcccatggaattgcaggaaagttacataagtggatagagcgttggctgattggtaggaaacagagagtgggaataaagggatcccattctggttggctgttagttaccagtggtgttccacgggggtaCGTGTTGGGGctacttctttttacgttgtatatcaacaatttggattatggaatagatgggttTGTgactaagtttgttgatgatgcaaagttaggtggaggggctgttagtgctgaggaaacagagattctgcagagagactaggatagattgggagaatgggcaaagaagtggcaaatgaaaaacaatgt encodes the following:
- the LOC132378069 gene encoding serine/threonine-protein phosphatase 6 regulatory ankyrin repeat subunit C-like isoform X1; translated protein: MGFRISSMSGTELKSTRFQTGAEEERQYRTAPNYNYKWTDLHCEASRGNLAKLEALLRVAGEEQINKKDYYGKSPLYWAAYKGQRACIELLLEYGADANSQCKHGATPLHAVIGLFPDCALLLIQNGADVDLPDNWGVTPMYLAACSGQLDCLRLLVLSGAKITYRNKNTGEAPKQLASKANFLSWIDGYRKNPPSLKQTCRLKIRQIIGYRRLHAIRTFHIPQSLKNYLMFKDLTLEDSTSVLGFL
- the LOC132378069 gene encoding ankyrin repeat domain-containing protein 10-like isoform X2 translates to MGFRISSMSGTELKSTRFQTGAEEERQYRTAPNYNYKWTDLHCEASRGNLAKLEALLRVAGEEQINKKDYYGKSPLYWAAYKGQRACIELLLEYGADANSQCKHGATPLHAVIGLFPDCALLLIQNGADVDLPDNWGVTPMYLAACSGQLDCLRLLVLSGAKITYRNKYLAFLTLMKSVANYIYLSGHAPC